The following are from one region of the Candidatus Wallbacteria bacterium genome:
- a CDS encoding tetratricopeptide repeat protein, with protein MKKLLILLILAIVVSVFSAEQQISPENSINLLFTLAKFYARSEQYDKAIQKLQEILKRDPENLKAIQLLEKYKKIGENSKGTTQNEGTVEIVLSVYEQKIVNEREGRVSELISVGDYGKALELLKEMIKLVPRYPKSYYQSGIIYINLGKPADALTFFEKTLEIEPKNPFSWYYKGVALQTLGKTKEGFEAMDKAIHLAQTNVMFRAKIGYYYMRFGNYNLAEQYLQEGLKIDLKNEEVLGYLGEIALLHREYENALKYFNILADMHPDSLPVMMNLAFVKTKKGEITDAELILDRFKTNEGLEEYQLVKGVLLMAENQRNLGIDILDKLVLNDPQNIRAQIVLCEFYWQMANYEKTKDYSERIVKYDTYNYIANIYLAQIYEKQSQNEKAFAIYSMLYQKGNASMELYERYGQMLAGNGYFAQAIEIYQKALTLADEAKKEYLKGELAKWQDLYYKQVNPPSTIQDDSNSGSSSSDSYSF; from the coding sequence ATGAAGAAGTTATTGATTCTGCTTATTTTAGCCATTGTTGTAAGTGTATTTTCTGCTGAGCAGCAGATCTCTCCCGAAAACAGCATTAATCTGCTTTTCACTCTGGCGAAATTCTATGCCAGGTCCGAGCAGTATGACAAAGCAATCCAGAAACTGCAGGAAATCCTGAAACGCGACCCTGAAAATCTAAAAGCAATCCAGCTGCTGGAAAAATACAAGAAAATAGGAGAGAACTCCAAGGGTACTACTCAGAACGAAGGTACTGTTGAAATTGTGCTGTCTGTCTATGAGCAGAAAATTGTAAACGAAAGAGAAGGCCGGGTCAGTGAGCTGATCAGTGTCGGGGATTATGGAAAAGCCCTTGAGCTCCTCAAGGAGATGATCAAGCTGGTTCCCAGGTATCCGAAGTCATACTATCAGAGCGGAATTATCTATATCAACCTTGGCAAACCTGCTGATGCGCTGACATTTTTCGAAAAGACCCTGGAAATTGAACCGAAAAATCCTTTTTCCTGGTATTACAAAGGAGTGGCTCTGCAAACCCTGGGGAAAACCAAGGAAGGGTTTGAAGCTATGGACAAAGCGATTCATCTGGCTCAGACAAATGTGATGTTCAGAGCCAAGATAGGATACTATTACATGCGTTTCGGCAATTACAACCTGGCTGAGCAGTATTTACAGGAGGGGTTGAAGATTGATCTGAAAAATGAAGAAGTCCTTGGATATCTTGGAGAAATCGCTCTTCTGCATCGCGAATACGAGAATGCCCTTAAATACTTCAATATTCTGGCAGACATGCACCCTGATTCGTTACCTGTAATGATGAATCTGGCGTTCGTCAAAACCAAGAAAGGCGAGATCACTGATGCGGAATTGATCCTGGACAGATTCAAGACCAATGAGGGTCTTGAGGAATATCAATTGGTGAAGGGCGTGCTCCTGATGGCTGAAAACCAGCGGAATCTGGGGATCGATATTCTGGACAAGCTGGTGTTGAATGACCCTCAGAATATCAGGGCTCAGATCGTATTGTGCGAATTTTACTGGCAGATGGCCAACTATGAAAAGACCAAGGATTATTCAGAGCGGATCGTAAAGTACGATACCTATAATTACATAGCCAATATCTATCTGGCTCAGATCTATGAAAAGCAGTCCCAGAACGAAAAAGCTTTTGCCATCTACTCCATGCTCTATCAGAAAGGAAATGCAAGCATGGAACTTTATGAACGCTATGGACAGATGCTGGCTGGAAATGGCTATTTCGCACAGGCGATTGAGATTTATCAGAAAGCTCTTACCCTTGCCGACGAAGCCAAGAAGGAGTACCTGAAAGGTGAGCTTGCCAAATGGCAGGATCTCTATTATAAGCAGGTCAATCCTCCATCCACCATCCAGGACGATTCAAACAGTGGAAGTTCCTCGTCGGATAGTTATTCGTTTTAG
- a CDS encoding DUF1858 domain-containing protein, producing MINKDMTITSILEKYPEAIAFFSQHNLGCIGCFAATFESLKDGLVAHGFEVDTFVDDLNTFLKLSK from the coding sequence ATGATCAACAAAGACATGACTATAACAAGCATTCTCGAGAAATATCCTGAAGCCATCGCCTTCTTTTCCCAGCACAACCTGGGGTGCATCGGCTGTTTCGCTGCGACTTTCGAGAGTCTCAAGGACGGACTGGTTGCGCATGGCTTCGAGGTGGACACTTTCGTAGACGATTTGAACACATTTCTCAAACTTTCAAAATGA
- a CDS encoding glycosyltransferase family 4 protein, with the protein MKIGILTMYYPPEVGAPQRRLSELADFFVKNGHSVTVFTTFPNYPDGRLKGKYDQILFKNEINGIRIIRSYSHFRTDPGIFDRLASHLSFMLSSSIALVFSPQLDLLIVESPPLFLGLTGVFARIFKKSRMVFHVSDLWPDSIRELGALKNESCLKMLEWIEEFIYHRSAAIVAVTKGIHRNLKRRGFKRLAFIPNGVDLDRITVRADKCSLTLDRFGLTSTDFIALYAGTFGLAHPLELIIEAASRLEFKLPDLKFLLVGGGARFEEIRALAFKLSNVIVVPPVPMEEMDGLLSVADTLVLALKDLPLFSGALPSKIYEANGAGKPVLALLDGETRSYFEKSGGGEALGFGRADQLAGRLHYYYHHREELAVMGRKGRAYVEQKYSREALGRRYLRLFERIMKKRHQ; encoded by the coding sequence ATGAAAATCGGCATTCTAACCATGTATTACCCCCCGGAAGTTGGCGCTCCCCAGCGCAGACTGTCCGAACTTGCTGATTTTTTCGTAAAAAACGGGCATTCAGTGACAGTGTTCACTACATTTCCGAATTACCCGGATGGCAGGTTGAAAGGGAAGTATGATCAGATTTTATTCAAAAATGAAATCAACGGAATCAGAATAATCCGCAGTTATTCCCATTTCCGAACGGATCCCGGGATCTTTGATCGACTGGCATCCCATCTTTCGTTCATGCTAAGTTCAAGCATAGCACTAGTTTTTTCGCCGCAGCTTGACCTGCTGATCGTGGAATCACCGCCGCTGTTTCTGGGCCTGACCGGGGTGTTCGCCCGAATCTTCAAAAAATCGCGGATGGTGTTTCACGTATCTGATCTCTGGCCCGACAGCATCAGGGAACTCGGGGCTTTGAAGAATGAGAGCTGCTTGAAGATGCTTGAATGGATCGAGGAATTCATCTACCACCGCTCTGCCGCTATTGTGGCTGTTACAAAGGGGATTCACCGGAATCTCAAGCGCAGAGGATTCAAGAGGCTCGCATTCATCCCAAACGGTGTGGACCTCGACCGGATCACAGTGCGAGCTGATAAATGCAGCCTGACTCTTGATAGATTCGGGCTTACCAGCACGGATTTTATTGCATTGTATGCCGGGACTTTTGGACTCGCTCATCCGCTGGAACTGATTATTGAAGCGGCCAGCAGGCTGGAATTCAAGCTGCCTGATCTGAAGTTTCTGCTGGTCGGCGGAGGGGCAAGGTTTGAGGAGATCAGGGCTCTGGCTTTTAAACTCTCAAACGTGATTGTGGTACCGCCTGTTCCCATGGAGGAAATGGACGGACTTCTGTCTGTTGCCGACACTTTAGTGCTTGCACTGAAGGATCTCCCGCTTTTTTCAGGAGCTCTGCCGTCGAAAATTTATGAAGCAAACGGAGCGGGAAAACCGGTTCTGGCACTGTTGGACGGCGAGACAAGAAGTTATTTCGAGAAATCCGGGGGAGGCGAGGCGCTGGGTTTTGGAAGAGCCGATCAACTGGCCGGAAGGCTTCACTATTATTATCATCACAGGGAAGAGCTGGCTGTGATGGGCCGGAAAGGCCGTGCCTACGTAGAACAGAAATACAGTCGTGAAGCCCTGGGACGAAGGTACCTGCGGCTTTTCGAGCGGATCATGAAAAAAAGACATCAGTAA
- the alr gene encoding alanine racemase, giving the protein MIQLTRAYIHVNRFRQNLEAIKKKIGPHCRICVALKANAYGHGAVPLAHEAQKSGIVDYIGVATIPEGIELREAGIHLPIMKFSPCLPEEILVALQHDLEISVADTSLAVDIDRQAKLLGKTAKIQIKLDTGMGRIGFHSSRCVQEIQGIANLKNLQIAGIMTHFPVSDVKDKTFTLEQLEIFHSICEKLSESGLSIKLRHTANSGAILDLPETYLEMVRPGIMLYGYPPSGEVSGSVPIEPVMTLVTRISFIKRCYPGETISYGRTHQIERETCVATLPAGYADGYNRHLSGKGKVIIRDRFYPQIGRVCMDQIMVDIGPDPDFSTGEPVILMGKSRTLRFDAFEWAKIAGTISYEITCNINQRVARVFLYEETSDLS; this is encoded by the coding sequence ATGATTCAGCTCACCAGAGCCTATATCCATGTAAACCGCTTCCGCCAGAATCTCGAGGCCATCAAGAAGAAAATCGGCCCGCACTGCCGGATCTGTGTGGCTCTGAAGGCTAATGCCTACGGACATGGCGCAGTTCCACTTGCCCATGAAGCACAGAAATCGGGAATTGTGGATTACATCGGAGTGGCGACAATCCCTGAAGGGATTGAGCTCAGGGAAGCAGGGATCCATCTGCCGATCATGAAGTTCAGCCCCTGCCTGCCTGAGGAGATTTTAGTGGCCCTGCAGCATGACCTTGAGATTTCAGTAGCTGATACTTCGCTGGCTGTTGATATCGACAGGCAGGCCAAACTTCTCGGAAAAACAGCTAAGATTCAAATCAAGCTTGATACCGGGATGGGGCGCATCGGCTTCCACAGCAGCAGATGTGTTCAGGAAATCCAAGGAATCGCAAACTTGAAGAATTTGCAGATCGCAGGGATCATGACTCACTTCCCGGTTTCCGATGTCAAAGATAAGACATTTACTTTGGAACAACTTGAAATTTTCCATTCGATCTGTGAAAAACTATCCGAATCCGGGCTTTCCATCAAATTGCGGCACACTGCGAACAGCGGTGCGATCCTTGATCTTCCGGAGACCTATCTGGAGATGGTGAGACCAGGCATCATGCTTTACGGATATCCGCCTTCCGGAGAAGTCAGCGGATCAGTGCCGATTGAACCTGTAATGACGCTGGTCACCAGGATCAGTTTCATCAAGCGCTGCTATCCCGGCGAAACCATCAGTTATGGGCGCACACACCAGATAGAGCGTGAGACCTGCGTAGCCACTCTGCCGGCCGGTTATGCGGATGGCTACAACCGTCATCTTTCGGGCAAAGGGAAGGTGATCATCAGGGACAGATTCTACCCGCAGATCGGCAGGGTCTGCATGGACCAGATCATGGTGGACATCGGACCTGATCCTGATTTTTCAACCGGAGAACCGGTGATTTTGATGGGAAAAAGCAGAACCCTGCGTTTCGACGCCTTTGAGTGGGCAAAAATCGCGGGAACCATCAGCTATGAAATCACCTGTAATATTAATCAAAGAGTAGCGAGGGTTTTTCTTTATGAAGAAACTTCTGATCTTTCTTAG
- a CDS encoding radical SAM protein: MKVILINPPSPSNGEHLHEYRQYPHLGLGYLCGALRSRKHDCKIIDSKFNGFSTAQAIQACRVEKPNLVGITSRTFDFSRGLVIAKALHEAGIPVIFGGSHANAMPRQLLSYYPFLDFVARGEAEETVSDTCDKLSSSEFCRIPNLFYREQGVVYHGPLVKACSDTDKLPLPDYSGYTGHFRKMFVMTSRGCPFSCIFCGSVLGRNLRRRTPENVASEIATLLRDYSFDYLEFADESFTLDREYTLQLLAAIRNQNLQHKLKWAASTRADLLDQELLSEMKVSGCWQLIIGAESGDPGILEEWKKGITRNQILSAAKMVKQAGISLDLNFILGAPNEDLYSILKTMTLIGKTNPEMASISIGTPYPGTVYNVLAAMNYGGLRLITRRFSDYNNQLGNALELDNLSRRTLELFQLSSYLYLYLRNHRFRDLLKFLFEFRKEGWYFLKKFLS; the protein is encoded by the coding sequence ATGAAAGTGATCCTGATCAATCCTCCCTCTCCCAGCAATGGCGAACATCTCCATGAGTACCGTCAATATCCGCATCTTGGTCTCGGGTACCTTTGTGGGGCATTGCGTTCCAGGAAGCATGACTGCAAGATCATAGACTCCAAATTCAACGGATTTTCCACAGCCCAGGCGATCCAGGCCTGCAGAGTTGAAAAGCCGAATCTCGTCGGCATTACTTCTCGAACTTTCGATTTTTCCCGCGGTCTCGTGATAGCCAAAGCTCTCCATGAAGCCGGCATCCCCGTGATTTTCGGGGGCAGCCATGCCAATGCCATGCCCAGGCAGCTGCTTTCTTATTATCCCTTCCTCGACTTTGTTGCAAGAGGGGAAGCAGAAGAAACTGTGAGCGATACCTGCGATAAATTATCTTCATCTGAATTCTGCAGGATTCCCAATCTCTTTTACCGCGAGCAGGGAGTTGTTTATCACGGCCCTCTTGTGAAGGCTTGCAGTGATACAGACAAGCTGCCTCTTCCCGATTACAGCGGATATACCGGCCATTTCAGAAAAATGTTCGTGATGACCTCCCGGGGCTGCCCTTTTTCCTGCATTTTCTGCGGATCTGTACTTGGCAGGAATCTGCGCAGGAGAACTCCTGAAAATGTCGCAAGCGAAATCGCGACACTGCTCCGTGATTACAGCTTCGATTATCTGGAATTCGCAGATGAATCCTTCACTTTGGACAGAGAATATACACTGCAGTTGCTGGCTGCCATCAGAAATCAAAATCTTCAGCACAAGTTGAAATGGGCGGCTTCCACCAGAGCAGATCTGCTGGATCAGGAACTTTTATCTGAGATGAAGGTTTCAGGCTGCTGGCAATTGATCATAGGCGCGGAAAGCGGTGATCCTGGAATCTTAGAGGAATGGAAAAAAGGGATAACCAGAAATCAGATTCTGTCTGCGGCGAAAATGGTGAAACAGGCTGGAATTTCTCTTGACCTCAATTTCATTCTTGGAGCTCCAAACGAAGATCTCTACTCTATTTTGAAAACAATGACCCTGATCGGCAAAACCAATCCGGAGATGGCATCAATTTCCATCGGTACTCCTTATCCTGGTACTGTTTATAATGTTCTCGCGGCCATGAATTACGGAGGTCTAAGACTGATCACCCGCAGATTTTCGGATTACAACAATCAGCTTGGTAATGCTCTGGAACTTGATAATTTATCCCGCCGCACTCTGGAACTGTTTCAACTCAGCTCTTATCTTTATCTTTATCTGCGCAATCACAGATTCAGGGACCTGCTCAAATTTCTATTTGAATTCAGAAAAGAAGGCTGGTATTTCCTCAAGAAATTCTTGTCTTGA
- a CDS encoding AsmA-like C-terminal region-containing protein, translating into MKKLLIFLSVIAVVFCLVLAGAYYLVPKDKIKEMAIARISEQLKRNITIESLDITPFPLSVNLAGVKVGEKGDSENFISCQSLSLKLSISALIQKKIQVTELLFQNPDIRLKKLQDGKYNFSDLLGELPHQQLALCSLTASAGDFSLNFSDIRIRKGRVTYQDSGLGVYLTQSALTLENINSSLSLVDNKLKADGNLDVFKNQVSFNLNTDMSSKDSSLKLSSKKIDLGKLPVKKAMQLAANGNTGFDLAAANLAEPEKLTLQGSISLDNASFRIPDYGVQLENISGQVKLDSKNISTPGLTAQIFGNKLKLSGNISDYQGKGELNFNLDADNFNITNDIMRMVKIFADLNKSDIMETLGSDFKLSGAVSLKTDLKGMLKNEKGSFEISINSLDMNDSTLRISVPKFYPQQLSIAAKCRIEKNACNISSLKLETPDGNLDVSGTVTNFSKPVLNLKIKSSQLVMEKLSSFIPKGYKPILDQYKPAGKVTLDFEVKGSLPPAGAKTGALKLPDYSGTVAVRDFSFIPPNFKNRLEIPKTDIVVSGRGVKIPQTTVKLLNSTATVSGDITDFRILNFIFQIPGYNLAELPQNFAFGGLNFTGEANATGSLKGDILDFLINADLKSDSLGIIYPKAPGENLLCPISELSAKCSFAYKTWLLHIRDLKFNTFKGTSVGEGTVEVNKTPIGYDFRVSLKDADVNDFLSLNTPLRNNILGTVSVDNSRISGSGSDIKTVTGKMDYQVSKGTIQSLPVLVKLSQMLSKYFKADFLEKITTSEFAGNVAIANGILSSQNSRIDSDMLAITTHGNMDLAWNMNAEAEITFKQKLIEQMKLTDKLGSKDFTFPFSIKGTLTAPDLNLAENLINISKKVAINAAVETGKKKLLDLLLKKNKKEEPQPTAPTTPTTTPSQPEPTTAPAPAQTATPQGTPAPQNTVPQQTSTAAQPQVPVPAATAETVSAPAQPAETVRPVEQPKNEPPAPAVPQPQPVNTVQSPEVPAAPAVPSATSEILLGTVETTVETTTETTIETSAQADAAATAEIKSSGEVKSGTL; encoded by the coding sequence ATGAAGAAACTTCTGATCTTTCTTAGCGTGATCGCCGTTGTTTTCTGTCTTGTCCTGGCTGGAGCTTATTACCTTGTCCCCAAGGATAAGATCAAGGAAATGGCAATCGCCAGGATTTCTGAGCAGTTGAAACGCAACATCACGATTGAAAGCCTTGATATCACACCTTTCCCGCTCTCCGTCAATCTGGCAGGAGTTAAAGTAGGTGAAAAGGGTGACAGCGAAAATTTCATCTCCTGTCAGAGCCTTTCTTTGAAGCTTTCTATTTCAGCTCTGATCCAGAAGAAAATCCAGGTGACTGAACTTTTGTTTCAGAATCCGGATATCAGGCTGAAAAAGCTGCAGGATGGGAAATACAACTTTTCCGATCTGCTTGGCGAACTGCCTCATCAGCAGCTGGCGCTCTGCTCGCTGACAGCTTCAGCCGGTGATTTTTCACTGAATTTCAGCGACATCCGGATCCGCAAGGGCAGAGTCACTTATCAGGACTCCGGCCTCGGAGTGTATCTCACCCAGTCGGCGCTGACCCTCGAAAACATCAACTCCAGCCTGTCCCTTGTCGACAACAAACTGAAAGCTGACGGCAACCTGGATGTTTTCAAAAATCAAGTTTCCTTCAATCTGAACACGGATATGTCATCAAAGGACAGCTCTCTCAAGCTGAGCAGTAAAAAAATCGACCTGGGCAAACTGCCGGTAAAAAAAGCAATGCAGCTAGCAGCAAATGGAAATACCGGCTTTGATCTCGCTGCAGCCAATCTGGCAGAACCCGAAAAACTCACTCTGCAGGGAAGCATCAGCCTGGACAATGCCTCTTTCAGAATCCCTGATTACGGCGTACAACTGGAAAACATCAGCGGACAGGTCAAACTTGACAGTAAGAACATCTCCACTCCCGGCTTGACTGCACAGATTTTCGGCAACAAGCTTAAGCTGTCAGGGAACATTTCCGACTATCAGGGAAAAGGAGAGTTAAACTTCAATCTCGATGCTGATAATTTCAATATCACGAATGATATCATGAGGATGGTAAAAATATTTGCAGATCTAAATAAATCCGACATCATGGAAACTCTCGGATCAGATTTCAAACTCTCTGGAGCAGTTTCCCTCAAAACCGACCTCAAGGGAATGCTCAAGAATGAAAAAGGCTCCTTTGAAATCAGCATCAATTCTTTGGATATGAACGATTCTACCCTGAGAATATCGGTCCCGAAGTTCTATCCACAGCAGCTTAGCATCGCAGCAAAGTGCAGGATAGAGAAAAATGCCTGCAACATTTCCAGTCTGAAGCTGGAAACCCCTGACGGCAATCTGGATGTATCCGGTACTGTCACCAATTTTTCCAAGCCTGTGCTGAACCTGAAAATCAAGAGCTCCCAACTGGTGATGGAAAAGCTCAGTTCTTTCATTCCCAAGGGATACAAGCCGATCCTCGATCAATATAAACCTGCTGGCAAAGTGACCCTTGATTTCGAGGTCAAAGGCAGCCTCCCTCCCGCAGGCGCTAAAACCGGTGCGCTTAAACTGCCGGATTATTCAGGGACTGTCGCTGTCAGGGATTTCTCTTTCATACCCCCGAATTTTAAGAACAGACTTGAAATACCCAAGACAGACATAGTTGTCAGCGGCCGGGGAGTTAAAATCCCTCAGACAACAGTAAAGCTTTTGAATAGTACGGCTACTGTTTCCGGAGACATCACGGATTTCAGAATCCTCAATTTCATTTTCCAGATTCCAGGCTACAATCTGGCGGAACTCCCGCAGAATTTCGCATTCGGCGGTCTGAACTTCACCGGTGAAGCCAATGCAACAGGGAGTCTCAAGGGTGACATCCTCGACTTTCTGATCAATGCAGACCTTAAATCCGATTCCTTGGGAATCATCTATCCCAAGGCACCCGGCGAGAATCTGCTGTGTCCGATTTCTGAGCTATCCGCCAAATGCTCCTTTGCCTATAAAACATGGCTGCTGCATATCAGGGACTTGAAATTCAATACATTCAAGGGTACTTCAGTGGGCGAGGGTACAGTTGAAGTCAATAAAACCCCGATTGGATACGATTTCAGGGTCAGCCTGAAAGATGCTGATGTCAACGATTTTCTCTCCCTTAATACTCCGCTCCGGAACAACATCCTGGGCACGGTGAGTGTCGATAACAGCAGAATTTCCGGCAGCGGCTCCGATATCAAGACCGTCACAGGCAAGATGGATTACCAGGTCAGCAAAGGAACTATCCAGTCCCTGCCGGTTCTGGTCAAGCTGTCCCAGATGCTAAGCAAATATTTCAAGGCCGATTTTCTGGAAAAAATCACGACTTCCGAGTTCGCGGGGAACGTTGCAATCGCTAATGGCATACTTTCCAGCCAGAACAGCAGAATCGACTCCGACATGCTCGCGATCACTACTCATGGAAACATGGACCTGGCCTGGAACATGAACGCAGAGGCAGAAATTACTTTCAAGCAGAAACTGATTGAACAGATGAAACTTACCGATAAACTCGGCTCAAAAGACTTTACATTTCCCTTCAGCATCAAGGGAACGCTGACTGCGCCCGACCTTAATCTGGCGGAAAACCTGATCAATATCAGCAAAAAAGTGGCGATCAACGCAGCTGTGGAAACAGGGAAAAAGAAACTGCTGGATCTGCTCCTGAAAAAAAACAAGAAAGAGGAACCTCAGCCAACTGCTCCAACGACCCCGACCACTACTCCATCCCAGCCTGAACCCACCACTGCCCCGGCCCCAGCTCAGACGGCTACTCCTCAAGGTACGCCTGCTCCTCAAAATACAGTTCCGCAGCAGACCTCTACCGCAGCACAACCTCAGGTCCCTGTGCCTGCAGCAACTGCGGAAACTGTTTCAGCTCCTGCTCAGCCAGCTGAAACCGTCAGACCAGTCGAACAGCCGAAAAATGAGCCGCCCGCTCCTGCTGTTCCACAGCCTCAGCCTGTGAATACTGTTCAATCCCCGGAAGTTCCTGCAGCTCCTGCGGTTCCTTCTGCCACCAGTGAGATCCTGCTTGGAACTGTGGAAACAACCGTTGAGACAACCACAGAAACAACGATTGAAACTTCTGCTCAGGCGGATGCTGCAGCCACGGCAGAAATCAAATCATCCGGGGAAGTGAAATCAGGGACACTTTAG